The DNA region GCATTAATTGAACTGTCCAAGGACTACCCTACTTTTCATTACCGTAATCTAAATGTGAAGTTGCTAGTGCATGGTATAATGTAGAAAGCCATCTCTAAGTAGAGGTGAACTAGTATACTAGCCTGACCTCATGAAAAATGCTTTGTGCTACTTGAGCCTTTAATGTAAAAGATGGATCTAGAAACTCCCCTACCTAGCTAAGAACTTgatcctttagagcagtggtctccaaccttggcaactttaagtccacaagtcttaaagttgccaaggttggagaccactgctttagagaataTAACCACATGAAGAATAAGTTGATTTCCCCTCACTTGGCAAATAAATTAGCCACTAACAGCACTTCTGACTTGTTTTGATGGCACTTCAGTACAACGATCCTTGTTCAGTATATACCTAATGGTCAATATTTTTACATACATGTTGATCAACAAGGTTCGTGGTATTAAAATTCATCAAGAGTTTCAGGGAAGCAACAGAGTTGTACTGTCCCAGTAAATATAAATCTAACAGGACAATTATAACTGTTTTTCCACCAAAACAAGCTTAAACCCATTGAAATGGATCTAGAAAATCTGTTTCATAGGATATTTGGATGTGATCAGTCATCGTGTACTTAAGCATCTTGTCCAGGAAGAAATTTTATTCACTGGCCTATAATTacttaaattttctgaatccattTTTCCAGAATAGGCCTCATTGCAACTTCCTTTTATGAAGCTGGAGTCACTTCTATTCATGTGGAGGGATTTATAAATCTCCTAAATCCAGCTGAACATTAAATAAAATTGGTGAGGAAAAAGAAGCTAGTAATTACTATATACAGTTCTTTGACACTACCAGGCCTCTTATCTGCATCACCAGACCTTAAAAAGTGAAGCGcaagcgcgcgcacacacacacacacacacacaccttgaccAGACAGCTTTTGTCTGTAGATTGAACTGTTGAACATGTAGATTCTTAAGTTATTGCCAGCTTGATTTAGTACAAAGTCTAGCAAAGAGCTACAGGGTTCTGAATGATTTCCAGCTGGGCCAGATCCCAAAAGTTTCTGAATAACATAAGAAGGTTCTGCTGACACAGTGATACAGAAAATTTGTTTTGGGGTGGTATTCCATCACTGTCAATTGCATGACTTCCTATGTGCCATGGGCAGGTGAAATTTGAGGTAGATTCAAGTTTGTCATGATAGTCATAAAACCCTGACCAGGCCAATCAAGGCTGTTGCAATTTGAATGTTGAAAGGTACCAGAGCtgatgttatatatttatatctcttgCCTTTTAAAGGGAGAGGAGGCCAATCTGCCTTGCGTTTTGCTCGTTTGAGAATGGAAAAACGTCACAACTATGTAAGGAAAGTAGCAGAAACTGCTGTGCAGCTGTTTATTTCTGGTGACAAGGTGAACGTGGCTGGTCTTGTGTTAGCAGGGTCAGCTGATTTCAAAACTGAATTAAGTCAATCAGATATGTTTGATCAGGTAAATAGAAGTAATTTACTGATGGCTGTTAATTTTACTAGCAGTTATAAATGTATTATTAATAGTTGTATGGATTATTAGGATACATCTATTTCCAATAGTAAGCTGCTAATAGCAACTGAAGGGTTAGCAACTGGCTacggcactgagcttgtcaatcaaaaggttagcagtttggcagatcgaatccctagcaccacagtttttttaaatcttgccCATTGGAATTGTTATGTTTTtctgcatagtcagccagatgtttagactgcatTTGGCACTTTCatctacctatcaagtccttcccaagaacctgggataggcaaatgctTGATGATGTTAAAACTATCGTTTGCAGGAGGGGTCAATATGTTATTAATATCTGGCATAGCTCTCATCATCTTCAGAGCACATAAGCACCACAATCACATCAAGGTTATAGTGCCTCACAggggtttattatttttaataatagtaACAAAACTGAGTGGCTCATGACAAAAggaaattattataaaatcacTAAATGATGATAAACGCAGAGTAGAATTTAGTTCATGAAATGTTGCACATCTTTTGCACAATAAAGCTTCACATTTAAGCATTGCATGATACAAATGGTTTAGAGGttggaattattttttaaaagttcatgctggttattatttatttcatcttGTTGGGTAATACTTTTAGATTTTTAATTGTTCATGTATCTGACTTTCCTAATATTAATCTGCTCTTTTTGCAGAGGTTGCAATCCAAAGTATTAAAGCTAGTTGACATCTCATATGGTGGTGAAAATGGATTCAATCAAGCAATTGAATTGTCCACTGAGGTCCTGTCTAATGTGAAATTCATTCAAGAAAAGAAGCTAATAGGTATGAAGAAATCCGTTTATTCATTGTTGCatgcaacataaatgtattgTCAAATATACAAAAATTGTCACTTAAGTtatgcaagaaaaagaaaataaagatccAGTATCCCTATTATTATGTTAGTTTCTATAGGAATTATCTTGATCTTAAGGTATAGTGGTAACAGTTTTCCACCAAACTTTTTTTGCTGTTAGTTGCAGTTATAAAAATTCtgcattgaaaatatttttaacacaATGTAATATTTGATTAAATTTTTAACATCTGTTGCATATGCATATTGGTTTTTTGTGTTGGTGTTTCATACTCCTTGAGCTTACCAGAAGAAAATGCTATTGCTTCCGTGTTGGTGACTGTATGAGTGGTTGCTACTTGCTACTGAGTCAGAACTCTGCAAAGAGAAACCTCCGTGCTGGTCACAAAGTAAAAGTTTGTTTTCCCATCTGGGTTTTTCAAGTCACGTATAGAACCTTTCGTTCAAACAGTACACATAAATGTGTGTTTTACCAAATTTATACCTGCTGCAGTTATGAGACAGTAGAAAGTAATGAAGCATATATAATAAAACAACTGTagtacaattaaaataaaattcaaaacatcAAAGCAAAGGGGCTTACTACTTACCACAATCCCTGTGGAATAACTCAATTTTCAAAAGTTAAAAACAGTAGGACACATCTGATTTTTGAGGGAAGGCTATTCAAGAGTAGATGCTAATACTGAAAAGTGGCACCTATTTTCTCAAAATGAGGTGGATGAAATCCCATTGAATTATTGCCAAGCCATATAGAACATTGTGGATGACAACCAGTATTTTGAATTGTACTTAGAAGCAGATAGGAAGCTAAAGTAGTGCTTGGAACAAAGATGTAATATGCTATTGGGGATGAATGCTAATACAAACCAGATCTTCGCAGTCTGGAGTATTATGCTTTCTGAGTGGGCTTTATGGGTAGTTTTCTATAGAGCATAAGGCAGTGGTAAAGACAAGTAGTGATAAGTTAGTATTAGTAGGTCTTCCTTCTGCAGAAAAGGTTATAACTGGCATAGCAATCAGAGTTAGAGCCTCTCCTGCCCACTATTTCAATCTCCCCATCAATAAATAGCTCTTATTTACCACATCTTGTTTGACCCTAGAGGTAAGCTACTGTTGGGAAACATCAGCGTACTCCAAACCAGACCTGGGTATTTAACGGTCCCTGGGCCAGCTCTTTAGTTGTCCCTGTCTGGCCCATATGAGGTCAATCCAGAATTAGACATCAAATATAAATAAGTGTATGCCATGCACACAAtacaactgcattgcttttattttgaaggtgatggttatttgtttttcaatttatgtgtgtgtgtatgcatgcctgAGTAATTTGACAACCGTATTAGTTCAACCCTTTGCTACAGTCACAGTCCCATGTGGCTCTTTGGGGAAATTAATTACACACCCCTGCTCCAAATAGAGGGATGACTTTACACAGTCACCTCATGTACACATTAAAAAGCAAGGAGCAAGTGCAGCAGTTCTTATGGACCTAACTTCTTGCTTATTTCTCTTCCCTACAATCGTGTAAGGCATTGCCTCTAGTCCCCAATCCTTTTGATAGTCCAGAAAGTTTCTACGGTTATGCTATCAAAGATCACCAGAAGAATGAATTGCTTCAATCCAAATCATCTGTAACATCTGTGACCAGTGCTGCCTGAACCTTGACTGAAATATAAGACTACACTGTACCTAATCATCCCCACCTACCCAAAAGACCCCATTTTGGCCAAATTAATTTGTTTTGTGCACTGAGTTAAAATAATCATATTTTATAACATCTCTCTCTGGTTTGTACTAAACGTAGGCCGATACTTTGATGAAATCAGTCAGGACACAGGAaaatattgttttggggttgaagATACTCTAAAAGCCTTAGAAATGGGAGCAGTAGAAATCCTGATAGTTTATGAGAACCTGGATATAATGAGATATGTACTTCATTGCCAAGGCACGGAAGGTATGTGATACCTATCACTTTGCTCTTATGATTTCAGGAATTATTTGTATAGGTTACTATAAATGTTTGCATTCTTGCTGCTTTTATTAATAGAAATCCATAGATTTTGACAGAAATAATTCATGTGACATTAATTTTACAAATACATACCTAAATACCAGTGTCTCAAAAAGctgataaatgaaaataaaataatattaaatagatTCAGATACCTAAAATCCTTTATGTAAAGTGGCAACAAATGTGCTTAAACATTCTTAAGAAATGTTCATATTTGAATTTACTTGTatgggcagtccttgacttacaaccataattcagtcccaaatttctgttgctaagcagaacagttactaagtgagttttgcctcattttatgacttttcttgcaatAGTAAAAAGAATCACTGCAGTGCAGTTGTTATAGGTTagtaacatttgttaagtgaatctggtttccccattgactttgtctgttagaaggtcacaaagggaATCACATaagcccgggacactgcaaccgtcatacatatgtaccagttgccaagcagtcaaattttgatcatggggatctAAATCAGTCACAAGTGTGAAGAACAATCATGTcaccttttcagtgctgttgtaaccttgaacggtcactaaacagatggttgtaagtgaaggactacttgtatgtgtACTCATTGGATATAATCCATGCAGGAGGCTCTGATTTTTTACAGTGATTATGATCAGAATCTGTCTGGTTGAGTTGAGGTAACTACAGTTATCCTAATAGTTGtggctttcattcttttcttctattgTGTTACCTTCATGCAAATGTATCTGTTATATGAGTGCATAGGAGTGCATAGGAAAAACAGGACAATTAATATTTGCCTTCATCTATATTAGatctagaaaggaaaaaaaactattttccagTAACAAACTATATATGGTAGCAGATGAAAGTTCTGGAACAAATTACTCTGTTCTTTCATGCTTTCTATTGGGGAACTCCTCTATAGTCATCCAGTAGtatcagtttgtttgttttttaatttcagtgtttttCCTTATGCTTATGCCATGTATACTAGTCATCATATGTGACATCCCTCTGCATTTGCATAACTATCTTTTAGAATATTTCATACTCCTCTAAAGGGGTTGCAATTTCTACTTGAGtatcctagggcagtgatggctaacctttttttccttgggtgccaaaagcacaggGGCACACACATGCAATACCCCGCCTATGCGCCCCAACCCCTTGCACATCCTTGTGTGACCCCCTCCGTTCCCCTCACCCCATGTGCATGTACACATGACCTCCTCCCATGGGCGCTcaccctgcacatgcacgcgcgCACATCCCAAAACAGCGCTGAGAGGGTGGGGGAAGCCTTGCAATTCAAAATAGCGCTGGAGGGGAATCTCCCGAGATCTGGGAAGGCACGAGCTGCAGAAAGGAGAAAGATATGCATGTGTGTCTCCCACCTGCAGGGCAAATCCGAAAATCAGCTGGAGGCTTGCCACAGTTTCGCCAACATGGAGCtaggggaaaaaacttggaattTGCGATCCAATTTAGTCAGTAGTGATGTTCTGCTTTTCCTTCTAGGAAAATAAAAGGGTATCCCTGTCTTCTGTATTAGCCATTGTTTACAAATATATTGGTTTCTCTTAAACTGTTGAAAACAAAGCTGAATGCTTGCTTCTTTCTTCAAGAGGATAGCCGGTAGCTAGtaattttctcctgcatcttcttTCTTACTTAACAAACAATATTTAAGTATCTTTTCTATGTCAAAGAAGCATGTGAGATGTGGTAAAGGACTACAACTGCTCCCCAAAATGAATAGATTCTTTAATCTGTATTGGTGATATTTTGTGTAATGCTAATTGGATAATCTGATTTCACTTTAGGAAATTGTGCTATTAATGCATATTatgctttttcctccctccttcagaAGAGAAGATTCTTTATTTGACACCAGAACAAGAAAAAGATAAATCCCACTTCACAGATAAAGAGGTATTTATTAAAAGCCAgggtttattccccccccccacctgaggCATTTTGATGATCATCATTTCAGTGGAGACATCACAGATAAATcacaagagaagagaatggaatagtTCATATAATTGTATTCTAACTCCTTTGAGTTTGTGCTGGAATGGAAATTCATGTAGTAAAGAATTGTGTTTAGAATTCAACAATACAGGTAATACCAATCCTCTCTCCTAGATACTCAAATTAATTGTATTAATAAGCCACCTAGCATCATTGAGATGGTGGCTATgggaattaaataaatgaataaaaaataattatcttCCTTTCTTCAATCGAGTCTTCAGGAAAGGACTGAAGCACTCCTGCCCAAGCACATTGTTTCTAATAGCCATCCTGTCATGTGGTCCCACCAGTGGTATGAAGCAGTGGGGGCCCCTGTGCTCCTCCTCCTTGCCTTAGTAGGCAAGAGCAAGGACATGAAGCAATGCCCTTGGAATAAATTGTTTTAGAAAACAATTGCCATCAGAAAACCAGACCAACGGCTGTAACAGCTGTATTTCTGTTATATGCCTTTTAAGAATTATTGAGTCCCTGCTATTATCTTTTATGAAACCCTATTTTTTGACATCACTTTTAGATGCTGCTGGATTTAAGGGTTTTGCAGAAtccaaggaaaaaaatgaaaaggtttTATAATAGAGCCTATGAAGTCTGTGTGCCTACAAACAAGAGTGTGGCAAAAAACAGTCATACATCtagaattatttaaaacatttaccaAGATAATGGAGACTTTAAGAGAAGGGGAGTTGCTTTGGGTTCCCAATACTCAGCAAAATAgccttttttgttcttttgttctttcctttgaCAATAATACAGCACAGTGGAATTAGCAAGCAGATAATTCTGTAAAGGTGATAGTTTTTAAATCCTATTGTTTCAGACTAGGATTCTAAAGGGGATAAGTAATATCCAAATGAGGCCCTGATATGGAGATGTTCATATAACAATGAGATAATTGACATACACTTGCTAACAATTAATTTTGGTGTGAGGATGCTAGGTTTATACACTACAGAAAGTGAATAAAAGGCATTATTCTggttattttctattgcatgctTCTGTATTTTGGCAACACAATGTTCTGCATCTAATGACGCAAATACTGATTGTACATTGCCTACTGATTTGAAACAACATTGCTAATAGGTACACTTCAAATGTCATCTCTTTTAGACGGGACAGGAGCATGAACTCATAGAAAGCATGCCTCTGCTTGAGTGGTTTGCAAACAACTACAAGAAATTTGGGGCCACGTTGGAAATTGTGACAGATAAGTCGCAGGAAGGATCCCAGTTTGTGAAAGGATTTGGAGGGATTGGAGgtaaatggaaaatgaaaacaatagaATGCATGACGACTGTGTGCCCTTCATTGTTGTGTCCCAATTGGCAAGATTGTCAAAATTTCACACAATTTCAATGGAGGATGCTAAAATCCTGTGAAATATTATTTCAACAAATGATTGTTTATTTTGGCATTGGTGCTAAATACTCTTTGCAGTACTCTCCCAGACCACTAGTCCTCTCCTATTTTTTGGCATAAATTGTGTTTTATATTGATAGCATTTAAGGTTCTATCAATATTTCTTCATTTGGCAGATAGTTACACTTTTTAATATATAACATAAATAACTTGAAATTTATATTCAAGGGATGCTTTATGTAGACATTATTGTTTGGAAGTTGCATCGACATGCTTTAACTTTTTGGAGGATTACTGCTCACAAATATGCTTGTCCACAAGGGGAAGAAAAACTGGTGTTATATGACTCACAGCTTTTTCAAGATCGAGTCCTTGATTTATGTAGTGATTAAAGATGATAATATAAATATGCCTACTGTAAACAATGCAATAAGAATTTAAAGCAAATTACCATATGGAGAATATATGTTTATAATAGTTCTATAATTGATAATTTTGTTGGATGATTTAGGCTTCCTTTACGTCTGATAGCTGGTAGGCTTCCTTGACAATCTGCTTGGAAATACATTTTTTGAACTTAATGAGATTTGCACTGCAGTAAGAATAGTTATCTCTGAGTGCTGGAATTGTTCAGATGTAAATGCTGCCTTTCTCATTAAAGAAAGCATCTTCAGTTGATATTAAGATGCACTGATCAATCTGGTAAAGAGATTGAGCGAAATACATTAACAGTatatagttagtccttgacttatgatcataattgaacccaaaatatTTATTGTCAAGTGAGACagcgagttttgcctcatttatgacttttcttgtgaCAGTTGTTAATGACTGCAGTTAAGTTGgtaatatagttgttaagtgagtcttgtttccccattgactttacttgacagaaggtctcaaaaggtggttacatgaccctaggacatctgaatttgattctgaattttgatcatgtgaccatggggttgctgcaatggtcttaagtatgaaaaagggccacaagtcactttttcagtactgtttgtaacttcgaacgattactaaaagaactgttgtaagttgaggactacctatactaaaaataaatggtgagaaaaatggtTGGCATTAGGTGAGACATCAGTGTGCTGAATGCACGTGTATTCTGATATAAAAATAACATTGGGTTTGAAAGCTTACCTTTATATATGAATTAGACTGTTTTGTTTTAGCATAACGCTGCCGCATTAACCAGGATGAAGATTGCCTGCTCTTCCTGATTGTGATAATgctattcttccttcttccatcatGCAGTGTAGATATCAGATATTCTCTGAATTTGGGATGATGGCTAGAAATAGTTGATGGATTGAAGAAAAATCCAAATGTTTCCTTATCTTCTGTAAAGAGAGATTTGAAAATGTTATGGGTGGATATCTCCAGGAATAGTATTTAACATAGGAGATAATTTCACAGCAAATAGTTGGCACACTATTTGTTTACAGCAAGATCGCAGTAAgaatttaaaaatggtttcaattATTTTCTACTTTTATGGCAATTGTTATCTATTCTACTTTTTTGGACAAATATATGCTATTCAAACTGCAACCCAGATACCAGTCACTTTAGACTTATGCTTTAATCCAAAAGTAGTTTGCCTTTGATTTCTTGCTTTCCTGTTTTGGACATTCTTTGTCAGTTCCATCCCATCATAGTGAACTGATTATTTCAGCAGTTTTCCCAGATGTAGTAAAGTTTGCACATACactgttgttgattttttttaaatataattgacATAGAAGTGGATGAGAAATTTGGTTAAAACTGAACTGAAATATTATCATGTGCTGCAAATCAACACGTTTTTAGAAGTCAAATTTGTGGCACTGCTCTAACATGAATTCTTAGTGGCAAACTTGTTTGAAGCCAACAATTTAAATTGAGATTTTCTAAATAAGTTTTAAAACAGTATGTtctaacattaataaaaatgttcAACACTAGAGGGAAGGAAAGATAGTCTAGTTTGGTATCAGAAAGCAGGTTTTGTGCTGAATGTTCTACATAAATAGAAAGCATTTGTAATATCTTCCCTTTAACATTTCTTTCCAAAGGTATCTTGCGGTACCGAGTGGACTTCCAGGGAATGGAATACCAAGGAGGAGATGATGAATTTTTTGACCTTGATGACTACTAGGTAGTCGGCCTGGGTCTGGCAAATGTGCCTCACCCCTCCAGCATCCAACCCAAGGAGAAAACTCATGATGGAAAACAAAACAGATCCCTGCCTTAGAATTGGAGTATTTCCAGAACTTTATCCAGAACATCgggtttcaaaaaaagaaagagaaagaaagcaaacccTACTGATTTGTCATAGTGTCAGTACAGCCGCACTCTACTAGATTTCTATAATGCCATTTggactaattaaaaaaaaatcccagttttTACTTTTACTTAATGGTGAAATTGGTTGCTCTTGTATTttatgaaaatgatttttttaacctTCAGCTACATTAACTGCtctcaaccttcatttgaaaCAAAGTAATTATACTGGTTTGTTTCTTACTTTGATAGGAGGAAATTTATTGCTGCTTTTTGCAGTGATATGACCCATTTACATGGCGTTCTTGGCTTAGACTGCAGAAGAACCATTTTAGGGAGACCTTGTTCCTATTGTTCCCAGTCTATAGTGGTGGAAGTAAAAGGAATTAAACACTCTGTTGTGCCAGCTTTGAAAGGTGTGACTTTAAAATTGGGAGGTCCACCTATTTCATTCTTAGACTGCAAAAACACTGTTTGTATAAATCAGGAAGTGTGTTTCATTAAAGAAAATTGAAGTGCCAGGGTCTCAGCAGGCTTAACCGGGATTATGAGTTGTGTGGCCTTCACTTTTCCCTTTTGTCAGTCAATAAACAGTTTCCACAAGCAAGCTAATACTGCTTACGCTTGGTTCTGTACTTTactaggtttttgtttttttaatgttttgctttgGGACTGCATAAGCTGCCTTGGTGAATCAACAGCCAACATTCACAAACTGCTTTAAAATGCAATTATCTAGCAAAATGTGACCGACATAAGCCTTGGAACTGGTGGCTATGGAGCTTCTGTAGaaataagaaactttttttaaagaag from Thamnophis elegans isolate rThaEle1 chromosome 3, rThaEle1.pri, whole genome shotgun sequence includes:
- the ETF1 gene encoding eukaryotic peptide chain release factor subunit 1 — encoded protein: MADDPSAADRNVEIWKIKKLIKSLEAARGNGTSMISLIIPPKDQISRVAKMLADEFGTASNIKSRVNRLSVLGAITSVQQRLKLYNKVPPNGLVVYCGTIVTEEGKEKKVNIDFEPFKPINTSLYLCDNKFHTEALTALLSDDSKFGFIVIDGSGALFGTLQGNTREVLHKFTVDLPKKHGRGGQSALRFARLRMEKRHNYVRKVAETAVQLFISGDKVNVAGLVLAGSADFKTELSQSDMFDQRLQSKVLKLVDISYGGENGFNQAIELSTEVLSNVKFIQEKKLIGRYFDEISQDTGKYCFGVEDTLKALEMGAVEILIVYENLDIMRYVLHCQGTEEEKILYLTPEQEKDKSHFTDKETGQEHELIESMPLLEWFANNYKKFGATLEIVTDKSQEGSQFVKGFGGIGGILRYRVDFQGMEYQGGDDEFFDLDDY